The DNA window actggcacactatCCAAAACCTAGCTCTTATATGGTGTGTAACATCTCAAatccaccactaatagatattttccattttagttCGTTACGCATCGCCGtcaatctcacaattttaaaacgcgtttattaaaaggagattttcacaccgttataaagaatatttcgtttctcttttcaactgatgtggaattTCACCCGACGactcttatatatataagagtCATCATGTAGTGATTGAAAGCTTTGgaggaaacaaaaatggagGTTAAAGTTTTGTCGAGAGAAACAATCATCCCTTCATCCCCAACACCTCCACACCTTAAAAGCTTCAAACTTTCACTTCTAGATCAGCTATCTCCCATGCTTTATACACCACTTTTGTTCTTCTATCCCATCACTAAGACCTATGATCCAAAGCCCACCATGGCTACACTAAAGGATTCATTATCACAAACACTTACTCGTTTCTACTTATTGGCTGGAAGAATCGTGGGCAAATCCATCCATTGTACCGACCAAGGAGCTGTCTTTATTGAAGCCAGTGTCAGCTGCAACATGTCTGACATCCTCAAACAACCAAACAACGAGGTTTTAAGGAAGCTCCTCCCATGCTCTTTGTTGTGTTGTAACCCAGCTGAAGAGTCACCTCAAGTTGTGGTTCAAGCCAACATCTTCAGCTGCGGTGGCATTGCCATCTCGCTTTGTCTCTTGCACAAGCTCATGGATGGAGCCACTTTCACCTCTTTCCTAACATCTTGGGCTTCCACAAATAAAGGGTCTTTGGATTCATCTTCAAacatgatatgttatgattaCAAAGCATTCTCTTCTCTGTTCCCACAAACAAATATATTGCCTTTTCATCAAAAACTCCCTAAACCCGCGAATCGAAAGCGTTGTTTACGAAGATTCGTGTTCGGATCGAAATCATTACTAAACCTAAAAGCTAAAGCGGAATCGAGGGGTGTCCCGAATCCAAGCTGTGTCGAAGCGTTGACCGGGTTTATTTGGAAACATGGCATGATGGCTGCTGATTGTCAAGGCTCATCGACTTTGTCTCATGTTGTGAACTTGAGAGGGAGAATGAAGCCGGCATTGCCTGAAGTGTCTGTGGGGAACATTATGTGGGGCGCGGTGGCTCATTCTTCAGCGATGGAGCGCATGGAGCTGAGGGCGTTGGTGGGTTTGGTGAGAGAATCATTTGAAGAAATCAACAAGGATTATATTGAACGGATGTTGATTGGATCAGATAAAGGATTTGAAGCTGTTTTGAAGTTTGTTGGTGAGATGAACAAGTGGGGGATGTCCAATTATTACTTTTGCACGAGCTGGAGGAACATGAAGTTGAATGAGGTTGATTTTTGGTGGGGGCGACCGGCGTGGATAGCCATTGCTGGGGACACTAATGAGCTGATGGCTAATGTTATTGTCTTGGTGGATAGTGTCATGGGGGATGGAATTGAGGCTTGGATTCTTTTAGATGAACAAGAAATGGAAATCTTAGAACAAAATCCTCAATTTCTCGAGTTTGCGTTGTTGAATCCGAGTATACATTTATCGGATGAAGATTGATgtgattggagagaagaacataACATTACTTattaaggtgtggaaacctctctccagtagatgtgttttaaaacggtAAGGTAGAAATTGTATGTTACcatttatgatgtatgagtcATGATTAGAATgtcgtatactagtatatgatgatgtatgtaGAGGTCAAAATGACGATAGCTCGATTGCTCTTATCAATGTCATATATGTTGGAGGAAGCTGCCCACGATGAACACACGATGAACACTTTTGTGGAGCATTAACACGTTGTTCAACATCATGCAAatataaaatccaaaaattaaCACATTATTTAGATACGTTAGTGAGAGTAAGAGACGACGAGACCAAAGATAATGGAGACGACAAGATTAGAGGTAATAGAACTCTAAGAGGATGAGACCAAAGATGTTGATAAGATGGTTGCATAAGTGGGACCATATTCGTTCCTCGTGTAATGTTATCCCTagtgtttagggtttagggtttagggtttagaattGGATTGGTTTGGTTAGACCGGATTagttttgggaaaaccaattAACCAACCAAGtttataaagttttcattttttaccaCTCCTACTCCGATTACCTGTTTAATGCTTGCAATTGGGGGGAAGTACTCGTATAGGATGACTTCTCTCTTTGTGGTGGGGCGTAAACTTCGTAAATATGGTGTTACTTTTACGAGCCCCAATTGTATATTTGCACGATCTTTGACAAGAGATAGGAGCATTCGGTAGAACTGATCAGTAAACTACACTTACTTTTAGATAGATATGTGGAACCACGTGAACCGATAAAAAGGTGATAacaatttctattttctctccatttcttttccaTGATTATGACCCAAAACAATATTTAGATCAAATTCttgaataaaaaactaaaattttataaattagttatttaattttcaaaatttagctACAAAGAAAGCTTCCATGTTTTTACTTTAGGTTTCTTAAAATACCTTAAACGGTTTAagagagtattatttaattataaactcatgatcattctctaaattagtgggaactttcatcatccaacagtaatcaacttaattttcaaaaattaaatagttatctAAAATTCGGAAAAACGTGCAGCTCGTGGTAAGAATCGAGTGGATACCGACACAAAAAATTGGCATACTTTTACGTTTATGTCTCTAGGTTCAATCCAACTTGCAAGTGTGGGGTGGTTTAGTAGGGTCAGGATATGTAATTTTGGCCCGACAATTCTTGTGGACATAATCTTTAAACACGTGGCAAAAAGAGAGGccccataataataataataatattattattttttttttaattttaattttaatttttagttttaatatttaagtttataaatactACGTTCACTCAGGAGTTTCttctagaaaagaaattgtggaattaaatacaaatttcgaaaatagaataaaataggTACGTTTTCCTATTTACTCTAACTTATTGAGTAAATGTATTATGTTTAACGTTGacttttgtgagatctcgtatcggttggagaggagggTGTAGAGACTTCTCTCTaaccgacgcgttttaaaattgtgagactgacgacgatacgtaacgggctaaagtagataatatttgttagcggtgggcttgaacggtTAGAAATGGTATAAAAGTTAGACATTAGGTAGACGTTGGAccgaattgtgagattccagtgtggaaacctcttcttaacCTACTTTCTCAATGGTTACGCTGGGtcggattgtaagatcccatatcCGTCCTTTGCTCAAAACAATTATATGTTAAATAACCTCGGGCTAGATTTTGTCATTTTACGTCAAAGTTACTTTTCcaaataatcttaaatttcCACGTgtttattaagtttttttttttttttttggtaattaatgtgaattttttaaaaaattaaaaagaaaaaaaatggaaggatagatatatttttttataatttttggtagcattgacttttttattttattttattttattttatttattattgatagCATTGACAAagttattttgtaattaatgtaAATTCAAAATGGGAAATTCcctagtaaaaaataaaaatgattaaaattgtgtaatttaaattttaaaattaaaagtttattaaattttgttattttaaatcattttttttttaaaaagaagtaaataaaatgaaagaggaTAAGAATGTCCGTACTTATAAGACttaaatcaatatttaaattaatatattaaaagtcagcttataatttcatttaatatttaattaaatataattaatcatGATAAGCCCTAAactattaataatatttatgtcaTTTGCACAATGCTATACGCCACACACtccaaaatataaattgtttaaaattttaaattaatatttaaatttattttttcatcgAAAATCTTTAGATAAACGGCACGGCAAAAACAGGAATAgaatactaaatttttttttgcatacATTATGGTACTATCGGGAAATGagcttatttttcttttgaaacccTATCTTTTCATCGTGTTCTCGAGCATTTAGAATGTTAGTGGTGGTTGAAACGACGATATCTTGATTACTCTTATAGTTGTCATATATGTTGGAGGAAGCTACCCATGATTACTACTTTTGTGGTGCAAGAACACGTTCTTCTCACCTAGGTAGAACCATAACTCAAACCTAATTGAGATTGTTTACGTAGACTTGTATCGGTCCCTTTTTAGATACGTTAATAAGGGTAAGAGACAGTGAGATCAAAGATAATAGGAGACGAAAAGACTACCACTCGAGATGGTGAGACCAAATCTGTTGAGTCTAGGGCAGAGGATATCAAGATTCAAGAAATACATATTAAGCTTTCGTTGGATAACGTGGATACTCCCAATGTGTTTAACTAATAATTGTTTAGGATTCAATTCATTCGACTCGAAATCTAGATGGCTTTCTAGTTGTCTCTCTCGTTTCTCGATCGAGATCTAATGGATTCaactaaattaagaaaatatcaaaaaaatttacaatccAACTGAAATCTATATATTTCGAACGAGAAAATGATTGAGAATTACGTAAATCAACgaagaaatatgaattttgaCTGAGAATCAGATcgaataatataaataaattaagggtttgtttattaattaattttgttggtattgaatgaattaagaatataaaaataatcttttttttttttttttaatataaaagaggaaattttcaaaaatggaaatccaattatatattaatttcccCAGTTGCAATGGCTTCATGGTGCCAGTTGACATTGCCGTATGATCCTGCCGCTACAGATAGGTTTGAATTGTATAATTTACGatactttcaattttcagtGTTCTCTATGCTTAGATCATTTTCCGATAGCGAAAGAAACTTCACAACGATGCGGCTGGCGATCCATTTCGACAATAAATTCCACCATTCCCTAAGTTTTCTTGTCGATTTCAAAGCCGGTTCTGCAGAATTGATTTCAGTGATCTTCTGTAAGTTTCTgcgattttctttttcaattttgttgtgTGGCTGATTGTGGAAGATAGAAGATGAGAGGTTTTAGGACGCTTTGGACGAAGAAGACATGGATAGGTCTTGGATTGGGACAGATTCTGTCTCTACTCATCACTTCCACGGGGTTTTCTTCCTCTGAGCTTGCCAAACAGGGTTCGTTTCTCTTGCATTTACTCCTACTTTTTCACTGTTCTAAGCAATCGCATGTTTGTAGCTAATTTTGTGATAGccggtagatattgtctgcttttgcCGTATAGCTGTTAGttttacgattttaaaatgtgtctactagggagaggtttccacggaatgcttcgtttccctttccaaccaatgtgagatctcacaatctacccccttgggggcATTTGTCCTTGCttgcacaccgcccgatgtccagctttgatactatttgtaatagcccaagcccaccgctaatagatattgtccgctttgacccgttacgtatagctgtcagcctcacaattttaaaacgcatctactagggagaggtttccacactcttataaggaatgcttcgtactctccaaccaatatgggatctcacaatccaccctgtattagcccaaacccacctctaatagatattgtccgttttggcccgttatatatagtcgtcagcctcacggttttaaagcgcatctactagggagaggtttccacacccttgtaaggaatgctttgttcccttctccaaccaatgtaggatctcacaacttGTCCATCGGAATAACGCTATTTTGATTGCACTCTgaatttgatgatttatatTGTGATTTGTTTTAGGAATCAATGCACCCACCTCGCAGTCTTTTGTAAATTATGTGCTCTTGGCGATTGTCTATGGGATCATCATGTTTTCCAGAAGGAAAGCCTTGAAGGTTACTATTTCTATCATTGACTTTTTGTTTAGTTCATTGAAATTGTAGtgatcttatttatttattatgtgaTTGTTCAACGTTGAAAAGAGATgagtaataattatttgagCGTCGACTTTTAAGTACGTTCTTTTGTCCCCAATACTTAAATGCTTGTTAGGTAACCAAAAGttgacttatttatttattcataatttcttcGCTTTATTGTATACTTTTTGTAAAGATTTACCAAATTGAACCGAAAGTGTTTTGAAGAAAGGTGTAGAATAAAACAAAGTCATTGTCTATGgggttaaataaataacatgcTTTCTTTCAATGCAGGCAAAATGGTATTACTACATACTGCTTGGATTAGTAG is part of the Cucurbita pepo subsp. pepo cultivar mu-cu-16 chromosome LG03, ASM280686v2, whole genome shotgun sequence genome and encodes:
- the LOC111791500 gene encoding BAHD acyltransferase BIA1-like, which translates into the protein MEVKVLSRETIIPSSPTPPHLKSFKLSLLDQLSPMLYTPLLFFYPITKTYDPKPTMATLKDSLSQTLTRFYLLAGRIVGKSIHCTDQGAVFIEASVSCNMSDILKQPNNEVLRKLLPCSLLCCNPAEESPQVVVQANIFSCGGIAISLCLLHKLMDGATFTSFLTSWASTNKGSLDSSSNMICYDYKAFSSLFPQTNILPFHQKLPKPANRKRCLRRFVFGSKSLLNLKAKAESRGVPNPSCVEALTGFIWKHGMMAADCQGSSTLSHVVNLRGRMKPALPEVSVGNIMWGAVAHSSAMERMELRALVGLVRESFEEINKDYIERMLIGSDKGFEAVLKFVGEMNKWGMSNYYFCTSWRNMKLNEVDFWWGRPAWIAIAGDTNELMANVIVLVDSVMGDGIEAWILLDEQEMEILEQNPQFLEFALLNPSIHLSDED